In Zingiber officinale cultivar Zhangliang chromosome 1A, Zo_v1.1, whole genome shotgun sequence, a genomic segment contains:
- the LOC122019914 gene encoding serine/threonine-protein kinase STY13-like isoform X2, with protein MAEGSKIAGFLVGVAGGNVVGNGLYDVGFYQKLDEGSNMSIDSVGSLQTSIDGGSAAMSVENSSVGSNNSRTGILHHTGLRLFPGSNFSLGHSVLRPGRVSHAMNEDALAQTLMDPRYPTESLENYDEWTLDLRKLNMGVAFAQGAFGKLYRGIYDGEDVAIKLLEKPENDPERALVMEQQFRQEVMMLANLKHPNIVRFIGACRKPMVWCIVTEYAKGGSVRQFLMKRQNRSVPLKLAIKQAIDIAKGMEYVHGLGLIHRDLKSDNLLIFSDKSIKIADFGVARIEVKTEGMTPETGTYRWMAPLIIGNLLPIDPKIDRAFRRKRNLQRHVEEEQAPALRDMANKPLKNYVAPYVRGLRSSIARPFVEANNFEIKLTFISMVQQHQFRVDPQKTQTNT; from the exons ATGGCGGAAGGATCAAAAATAGCTGGTTTTCTTGTTGGCGTGGCTGGAGGAAATGTCGTCGGAAACGGGCTTTATGATGTGGGATTTTACCAAAAGCTAGATGAGGGCTCTAATATGTCGATAGATAGCGTTGGAAGTCTTCAGACGAGCATTGATGGTGGCTCGGCTGCCATGTCCGTGGAAAATAGCAGTGTCGGATCGAACAACTCGAGGACTGGAATACTGCACCATACTGGACTCCGTCTATTCCCGGGCTCCAATTTCTCTCTGGGGCATAGCGTGCTGAGACCTGGAAGGGTCTCTCATGCTATGAACGAAGATGCTTTAGCTCAGACCCTGATGGACCCACGATATCCTACAGAGTCTCTTGAGAACTATGATGAATGGACTCTGGACCTAAGGAAACTGAATATGGGGGTGGCCTTTGCTCAGGGTGCTTTTGGGAAGCTCTACAGGGGTATTTATGATGGGGAAGATGTTGCTATTAAGCTGTTGGAGAAGCCTGAGAATGATCCTGAAAGGGCATTGGTGATGGAGCAGCAGTTCAGACAGGAGGTTATGATGCTTGCAAATCTTAAGCATCCAAATATTGTCAGGTTTATTGGGGCTTGCAGGAAGCCGATGGTCTGGTGCATTGTGACAGAGTATGCAAAGGGTGGTTCAGTGAGGCAATTTCTCATGAAGAGGCAGAACAGATCAGTGCCGCTAAAACTGGCCATTAAGCAAGCAATAGACATTGCTAAAGGGATGGAATATGTTCATGGCTTGGGACTCATACACAGGGATCTTAAGTCCGACAATCTACTTATATTTTCAGACAAATCAATTAAGATTGCTGACTTTGGGGTTGCTCGTATTGAGGTTAAGACTGAAGGAATGACACCTGAAACTGGAACTTATCGATGGATGGCTCC ATTGATAATTGGGAATTTATTACCTATTGATCCTAAGATCGATAGGGCATTCAGAAGGAAAAGAAACTTGCAGAGACACGTAGAAGAAGAGCAAGCACCAGCATTAAGGGACATGGCAAACAAACCCTTAAAAAACTATGTCGCACCTTATGTAAGAGGTCTCAGGTCTAGCATCGCTAGACCATTTGTTGAggctaataattttgaaatcaagctgACATTCATTTCTATGGTTCAGCAACACCAATTTAGGGTGGACCCACAAAAGACCCAAACCAATACTTAG
- the LOC122019914 gene encoding serine/threonine-protein kinase STY13-like isoform X3 — MAEGSKIAGFLVGVAGGNVVGNGLYDVGFYQKLDEGSNMSIDSVGSLQTSIDGGSAAMSVENSSVGSNNSRTGILHHTGLRLFPGSNFSLGHSVLRPGRVSHAMNEDALAQTLMDPRYPTESLENYDEWTLDLRKLNMGVAFAQGAFGKLYRGIYDGEDVAIKLLEKPENDPERALVMEQQFRQEVMMLANLKHPNIVRFIGACRKPMVWCIVTEYAKGGSVRQFLMKRQNRSVPLKLAIKQAIDIAKGMEYVHGLGLIHRDLKSDNLLIFSDKSIKIADFGVARIEVKTEGMTPETGTYRWMAPASMRGISMQSSLTYSRNFSNSSSLAFAIR, encoded by the coding sequence ATGGCGGAAGGATCAAAAATAGCTGGTTTTCTTGTTGGCGTGGCTGGAGGAAATGTCGTCGGAAACGGGCTTTATGATGTGGGATTTTACCAAAAGCTAGATGAGGGCTCTAATATGTCGATAGATAGCGTTGGAAGTCTTCAGACGAGCATTGATGGTGGCTCGGCTGCCATGTCCGTGGAAAATAGCAGTGTCGGATCGAACAACTCGAGGACTGGAATACTGCACCATACTGGACTCCGTCTATTCCCGGGCTCCAATTTCTCTCTGGGGCATAGCGTGCTGAGACCTGGAAGGGTCTCTCATGCTATGAACGAAGATGCTTTAGCTCAGACCCTGATGGACCCACGATATCCTACAGAGTCTCTTGAGAACTATGATGAATGGACTCTGGACCTAAGGAAACTGAATATGGGGGTGGCCTTTGCTCAGGGTGCTTTTGGGAAGCTCTACAGGGGTATTTATGATGGGGAAGATGTTGCTATTAAGCTGTTGGAGAAGCCTGAGAATGATCCTGAAAGGGCATTGGTGATGGAGCAGCAGTTCAGACAGGAGGTTATGATGCTTGCAAATCTTAAGCATCCAAATATTGTCAGGTTTATTGGGGCTTGCAGGAAGCCGATGGTCTGGTGCATTGTGACAGAGTATGCAAAGGGTGGTTCAGTGAGGCAATTTCTCATGAAGAGGCAGAACAGATCAGTGCCGCTAAAACTGGCCATTAAGCAAGCAATAGACATTGCTAAAGGGATGGAATATGTTCATGGCTTGGGACTCATACACAGGGATCTTAAGTCCGACAATCTACTTATATTTTCAGACAAATCAATTAAGATTGCTGACTTTGGGGTTGCTCGTATTGAGGTTAAGACTGAAGGAATGACACCTGAAACTGGAACTTATCGATGGATGGCTCC